One Streptomyces lincolnensis genomic region harbors:
- a CDS encoding endo-1,4-beta-xylanase, with product MRKNRLRLVGAAAAILVATGIGAPAQAQDKQPTLADLAERHGRYYGSATDNPELVDEPYKAILGSEFDQITPGNGMKWYATEPEQGVFDFSQGDEIVNLARANRQKVRGHTLVWHSQLPDWLTSREWTAPELRAVLKKHIQTEVRHYRGKVFAWDVVNEAFNEDGTYRETIFYKTLGPGYIADSLRWARQADPKVKLYLNDYNIEAVGPKSDAYYTLAKQLKAQRVPLDGIGLQAHLALQYGYPTTLEDNLRRFSRLGLDTALTEVDIRMILPATEEKLAQQADWYRDVTEACLAVRRCVGITLWDYTDKYSWIPAFFDGEGAALPWDEQLAPKPAYFAIREALRK from the coding sequence ATGCGCAAGAACCGTCTCAGACTCGTCGGCGCAGCCGCCGCGATCCTGGTCGCCACCGGGATCGGCGCACCCGCCCAGGCCCAGGACAAGCAGCCCACCCTCGCCGACCTCGCCGAGCGCCACGGCCGCTACTACGGCAGCGCCACCGACAACCCCGAGCTGGTCGACGAGCCGTACAAGGCCATCCTCGGCAGCGAGTTCGACCAGATCACGCCGGGCAACGGCATGAAGTGGTACGCCACCGAGCCCGAGCAGGGCGTCTTCGACTTCTCCCAGGGCGACGAGATCGTGAACCTCGCCCGGGCCAACCGCCAGAAGGTGCGCGGCCACACGCTCGTCTGGCACAGCCAGCTCCCCGACTGGCTCACCTCGCGCGAGTGGACCGCGCCCGAGCTGAGGGCCGTACTGAAGAAGCACATCCAGACCGAGGTACGGCACTACCGGGGCAAGGTCTTCGCCTGGGACGTGGTCAACGAGGCGTTCAACGAGGACGGCACCTACCGCGAGACGATCTTCTACAAGACGCTCGGCCCCGGCTACATCGCCGACTCCCTGCGCTGGGCCCGCCAGGCCGATCCGAAGGTCAAGCTCTACCTCAACGACTACAACATCGAGGCGGTCGGCCCGAAGAGCGACGCCTACTACACCCTGGCCAAGCAGCTGAAGGCCCAGCGCGTCCCGCTCGACGGCATCGGTCTCCAGGCCCATCTGGCACTCCAGTACGGCTATCCCACCACCCTGGAGGACAACCTCCGGCGCTTCTCCCGGCTCGGCCTCGACACCGCGCTCACCGAGGTCGACATCCGGATGATCCTGCCGGCGACCGAGGAGAAGCTGGCCCAACAGGCCGACTGGTACCGGGACGTGACCGAGGCCTGTCTCGCGGTGCGGCGGTGCGTCGGCATCACGCTGTGGGACTACACGGACAAGTACTCGTGGATCCCGGCGTTCTTCGACGGCGAGGGCGCGGCACTGCCGTGGGACGAGCAACTGGCCCCGAAGCCGGCGTACTTCGCGATACGGGAGGCGCTCAGGAAGTAG
- a CDS encoding glycoside hydrolase family 43 protein: MRSYDNPVIGGFHPDPSVCRVGEDYYLVCSSFEYFPGVPLFHSRDLVHWRQIGNVLDRPGQLELPDDTVASAGIYAPTLRHHDGRFYMITTNVAGGGTFLVTAERPEGPWSDPVWIDVPGIDPDLAWDEDGACWCAVAGVRVARIDPATGKVLEGPLPVWSGTGLQHPEAPHLYRIGDWWYLMLAEGGTDLGHGVSIARSRSPRGPYEPAPSNPVLSHRGTDRPIQCTGHADLVQAPDDSWWMLLLGTRPRGYFPQYHVLGRETFLAPVRWVDGWPRVGPVRERHPAPAAWHPVELPPERDDFDAEQLAPYWISPRARPDGSWSLSERPGHLTLHATGDSLDRPGHTFVGRRQQHPDCRVEARLDPGTGRGGLSVRMDEAHHYDLEIAGGEASVIARIGPVRQRLARQPVPPGPLTLTVEIRTQDPVSPTGQDVPGLRAGGPDVVVLRVGDVPLAELDGRYLSTQVAGGFTGRVVGMYVTEGTVAFDWFAYRPSSD, from the coding sequence ATGAGGAGCTACGACAATCCCGTCATCGGCGGTTTTCATCCGGACCCCAGCGTGTGCCGCGTGGGCGAGGACTACTACCTGGTGTGTTCCAGTTTCGAGTACTTCCCGGGCGTGCCGCTCTTCCACAGCCGTGACCTCGTGCACTGGCGTCAGATCGGCAACGTCCTGGACAGACCCGGGCAGTTGGAGCTGCCCGACGACACGGTGGCCTCGGCCGGGATCTACGCCCCGACGCTCCGTCATCACGACGGCCGCTTCTACATGATCACGACGAATGTCGCCGGTGGCGGCACCTTCCTCGTCACCGCCGAGCGGCCCGAGGGGCCGTGGTCCGACCCGGTGTGGATCGACGTGCCCGGGATCGACCCCGACCTCGCCTGGGACGAGGACGGCGCCTGCTGGTGCGCGGTCGCCGGTGTCCGGGTGGCGCGCATCGACCCGGCGACGGGAAAGGTGCTGGAAGGCCCGCTTCCGGTGTGGTCCGGGACGGGACTCCAGCACCCGGAGGCGCCGCACCTGTACCGCATCGGCGACTGGTGGTACCTGATGCTCGCCGAGGGCGGCACGGACCTCGGTCACGGCGTCTCGATCGCGCGCTCACGCTCCCCGCGAGGCCCCTACGAACCGGCCCCGTCCAACCCCGTCCTGTCGCACCGCGGTACCGACCGGCCCATCCAGTGCACCGGCCACGCCGACCTCGTCCAGGCGCCCGACGACAGCTGGTGGATGCTGCTGCTCGGCACCCGCCCCCGTGGGTACTTCCCGCAGTACCACGTCCTGGGCCGGGAGACCTTTCTGGCGCCGGTGCGGTGGGTGGACGGCTGGCCGCGGGTCGGTCCGGTGCGCGAGCGGCATCCCGCACCGGCCGCCTGGCACCCCGTCGAACTCCCGCCGGAGCGGGACGACTTCGACGCCGAGCAGCTGGCGCCGTACTGGATCTCTCCGCGCGCCAGGCCCGACGGTTCCTGGTCGCTGAGCGAACGTCCCGGGCATCTCACCCTGCACGCGACCGGGGACAGTCTCGACCGGCCGGGCCACACCTTCGTCGGACGCCGCCAGCAGCACCCCGACTGCCGTGTCGAGGCACGGCTGGACCCGGGAACGGGCCGCGGCGGACTGTCCGTCCGCATGGACGAGGCCCATCACTACGACCTGGAGATCGCCGGGGGAGAGGCGAGCGTGATCGCCCGGATCGGACCGGTGCGGCAGCGTCTGGCACGGCAACCGGTCCCTCCGGGGCCGCTCACGCTGACCGTCGAGATCCGCACGCAGGACCCGGTGTCCCCGACCGGTCAGGACGTGCCGGGGCTACGTGCCGGAGGCCCTGACGTGGTGGTTCTGCGGGTCGGCGACGTGCCTCTGGCGGAACTCGACGGCCGTTATCTGTCGACCCAGGTCGCCGGCGGCTTCACTGGCCGGGTCGTCGGCATGTACGTCACCGAGGGCACCGTGGCCTTCGACTGGTTCGCGTACAGGCCCTCCTCCGACTGA
- a CDS encoding extracellular solute-binding protein, whose amino-acid sequence MGDPALSRRGFLAASAAAGLGVTALSGCGDDSDGGSSDGTTTIEWWNITTTQPAKNVWASLAKKFEAQNPKVKIKIVQLENDAYKSKMTALIASGKLPDIFHTWGGGVLKQQVDAGLVEDLTDRTKPWGDSLLSVAKEPYLLDDKVYGIPFDIGMIGFWYNKALFKQAGISEPPATWGAFLEAVSKLKSKNITPIALAGKEKWPGMYYWAYLAMRTAGAEALAKAYDDKDFTGTEFVQAGAHLKTLVDLQPFQKGFLNAAYSTPTGQAAAVGNSKAAMELMGQWAPVVQADSGKGLGDDLGFFPFPAVEGGKGAITEVFGGGGGHALRRGAPQAAVDFLKFFASEATDVELVKKTGVIPVVPGAESALTDPNIKLVQAQLKGATGFQLYLDQAYAPAVGQEVNDSVAALIAGSKSPEQVAQSITQAAKEEQ is encoded by the coding sequence ATGGGCGACCCGGCACTGTCCCGCCGCGGCTTTCTGGCGGCGTCCGCCGCTGCCGGTCTGGGCGTGACGGCACTGAGCGGCTGCGGCGACGATTCGGACGGAGGGTCGTCGGACGGGACGACCACGATCGAGTGGTGGAACATCACCACCACCCAGCCGGCGAAGAACGTATGGGCGAGCCTCGCCAAGAAGTTCGAGGCGCAGAACCCCAAGGTGAAGATAAAGATCGTTCAGCTGGAGAACGACGCCTACAAGTCGAAGATGACGGCACTCATCGCCTCGGGCAAGCTCCCCGACATCTTCCACACCTGGGGCGGCGGGGTCCTCAAGCAGCAGGTCGACGCCGGCCTCGTCGAGGACCTCACCGACAGGACCAAGCCCTGGGGCGACAGCCTGTTGTCGGTCGCCAAGGAGCCGTACCTGCTCGACGACAAGGTCTACGGCATCCCGTTCGACATCGGCATGATCGGGTTCTGGTACAACAAGGCCCTCTTCAAGCAGGCCGGCATCAGCGAACCCCCCGCCACCTGGGGCGCCTTCCTGGAGGCCGTGTCCAAGCTCAAGTCGAAGAACATCACCCCCATCGCCCTCGCGGGCAAGGAGAAGTGGCCCGGCATGTACTACTGGGCCTACCTCGCGATGCGCACCGCGGGGGCCGAGGCCCTTGCGAAGGCCTACGACGACAAGGACTTCACCGGGACCGAGTTCGTCCAGGCCGGCGCGCACCTCAAGACCCTCGTCGACCTCCAGCCCTTCCAGAAGGGCTTCCTCAACGCCGCGTACTCCACCCCCACCGGCCAGGCCGCCGCCGTCGGCAACTCCAAGGCGGCGATGGAGCTGATGGGCCAGTGGGCGCCGGTCGTGCAGGCCGACTCCGGCAAGGGCCTCGGAGACGACCTCGGCTTCTTCCCGTTCCCCGCGGTCGAGGGCGGCAAGGGCGCCATCACCGAGGTGTTCGGCGGGGGTGGCGGGCACGCGCTGCGCAGAGGGGCACCGCAGGCGGCCGTGGACTTCCTGAAGTTCTTCGCCTCCGAGGCCACCGACGTGGAACTGGTCAAGAAGACCGGCGTCATCCCGGTGGTCCCCGGCGCCGAGAGCGCCCTGACCGACCCCAACATCAAGCTGGTCCAGGCCCAGTTGAAGGGCGCCACCGGTTTCCAGCTCTATCTGGACCAGGCGTACGCGCCCGCCGTCGGCCAGGAGGTCAACGACAGCGTGGCCGCGCTGATCGCCGGCTCCAAGTCCCCCGAGCAGGTCGCCCAGTCGATCACGCAGGCCGCGAAGGAAGAGCAGTAG
- a CDS encoding carbohydrate ABC transporter permease — protein MVVPLVYAVLSGFKSTDELSRNPFGLPEHWLSGNYTDILGSGDFWRLVGNSTVIAVGTTVLVVAVSALSAFSFARFAFRGREVLFTFFTLGLMFPFAVAALPLFLLLRSMGLLDNPLGVILPQAAFGLPMTIIILRAFFREIPGELEEAATLDGCSSFGFFWRVLLPMARPALGTVAVLAVVTSWNNFMLPLLVFTDSTWWTLPIGVQQFQGQYSAEYARVFAYLVLAMVPALAFYSVAERQLVGGLTAGATKG, from the coding sequence ATGGTCGTTCCGCTGGTCTACGCGGTCCTGTCCGGTTTCAAGTCCACCGACGAGCTCTCCCGCAACCCCTTCGGACTGCCCGAGCACTGGCTGAGCGGCAACTACACCGACATCCTCGGCTCGGGCGACTTCTGGCGGCTGGTCGGCAACAGCACCGTGATCGCGGTGGGCACGACCGTGCTCGTGGTGGCGGTGTCCGCGCTCTCCGCCTTCTCCTTCGCCCGGTTCGCCTTCCGGGGGCGGGAGGTGCTGTTCACCTTCTTCACGCTGGGGCTGATGTTCCCCTTCGCGGTGGCGGCCCTGCCGCTGTTCCTGCTGCTGCGCTCCATGGGCCTGCTGGACAACCCGTTGGGCGTGATCCTGCCGCAGGCCGCGTTCGGGCTGCCGATGACGATCATCATCCTGCGCGCGTTCTTCCGCGAGATCCCGGGCGAGCTGGAGGAGGCGGCCACTCTCGACGGGTGCAGCTCCTTCGGCTTCTTCTGGCGGGTGCTGCTGCCCATGGCACGGCCCGCGCTCGGCACGGTGGCGGTGCTCGCCGTCGTCACCAGCTGGAACAACTTCATGCTGCCGCTGCTGGTGTTCACCGACAGCACCTGGTGGACGCTGCCGATCGGCGTCCAGCAGTTCCAGGGCCAGTACTCCGCCGAGTACGCCCGCGTCTTCGCCTATCTCGTCCTGGCGATGGTCCCCGCCCTCGCCTTCTACTCGGTCGCCGAGCGCCAGCTCGTCGGCGGACTGACCGCCGGCGCCACGAAGGGCTGA
- a CDS encoding APC family permease, with product MATTDLASPSRLRSWMLQGLSDMGKTGGHTGPHAEPEPPHKGQRWWRVMCLTGVDYFSTLGYQPGIAALAAGLLSPIATIVLVIVTLAGALPVYRRVAEESPHGEGSIAMLERLLSFWKGKLFVLTLLGFAATDFLITITLSAADASTHLIENPHLTSTLHDHKMLITLVLVALLGAVFLKGFLEAIGVAVALVGLYLGLNVVVVIVGLWHVITEGHVITDWSSALTAEHGNVFVMIGVALIVFPKLALGLSGFETGVAVMPHVKGDDGDTEEHPTGRIRDTKKLLTAAALIMSVFLIATSFITTLLIPEKEFESGGKANGRALAYLAHDYLGGVFGTVYDVSTIAILWFAGASAMAGLLNLMPRYLPRYGMAPHWARAVRPMVIVFTLVGFLVTWVFDADVDAQGGAYATGVLVLISSAAIAVTIAARKAGQRNWTIGFAIISAVFLYVTVANVIERPDGVKIGACFIAAIILVSLLSRLARAFELRVTSVTLDPMAERFIRDMASRKIRFIANEPDQRDKAEYHDKIEQIREDNDMPGDDFVFVEVTVLDPSEFEASLTVRGEVLHNRYRVLTLESSSIPNALAALLLHVRDTTGATPHIYFEWTEGSPFHNFLRFFLFGQGEVAPVTREVLREAEPDRARRPRVHTG from the coding sequence ATGGCCACCACCGACCTCGCATCGCCCAGCCGTCTGCGCTCCTGGATGCTCCAAGGTCTCTCCGACATGGGCAAGACCGGCGGCCACACGGGACCGCACGCCGAACCGGAGCCCCCGCACAAGGGGCAGCGCTGGTGGCGGGTGATGTGCCTGACGGGTGTCGACTACTTCTCCACCCTCGGCTACCAGCCCGGCATCGCCGCCCTCGCGGCCGGCCTGCTCTCCCCGATCGCGACGATCGTGCTGGTGATCGTCACCCTGGCCGGCGCCCTGCCCGTCTACCGGCGCGTGGCCGAGGAGAGCCCGCACGGCGAGGGCTCGATCGCGATGCTGGAGAGGCTGCTGTCCTTCTGGAAGGGCAAGCTGTTCGTTCTCACCCTGCTCGGCTTCGCCGCCACCGACTTCCTGATCACCATCACCCTGTCCGCGGCGGACGCCTCGACCCACCTGATCGAGAACCCGCACCTGACCAGCACCCTGCACGACCACAAGATGCTGATCACGCTCGTCCTGGTGGCCCTGCTCGGCGCGGTGTTCCTCAAGGGCTTCCTGGAGGCCATCGGTGTCGCGGTCGCCCTGGTCGGCCTCTACCTCGGCCTCAACGTCGTCGTCGTGATCGTCGGTCTGTGGCACGTCATCACCGAAGGGCACGTGATCACCGACTGGTCCAGCGCCCTGACCGCCGAGCACGGCAACGTCTTCGTCATGATCGGTGTGGCGCTGATCGTCTTCCCGAAGCTCGCCCTGGGCCTGTCCGGCTTCGAGACCGGCGTCGCCGTCATGCCGCACGTCAAGGGCGACGACGGCGACACCGAGGAGCACCCCACCGGCCGCATCCGCGACACCAAGAAGCTCCTCACCGCCGCGGCGCTCATCATGAGCGTCTTCCTGATCGCCACCAGCTTCATCACCACCCTCCTCATCCCGGAGAAGGAGTTCGAATCCGGCGGCAAGGCCAACGGCCGCGCCCTGGCCTACCTGGCCCACGACTATCTGGGCGGCGTCTTCGGCACGGTCTACGACGTCTCGACCATCGCCATCCTCTGGTTCGCCGGCGCCTCCGCGATGGCCGGCCTGCTCAACCTGATGCCCCGCTATCTGCCCCGCTACGGCATGGCCCCGCACTGGGCCCGCGCCGTCCGTCCGATGGTCATCGTCTTCACCCTGGTCGGCTTCCTCGTCACCTGGGTCTTCGACGCCGACGTGGACGCCCAGGGCGGCGCCTACGCCACCGGCGTCCTGGTCCTGATCAGCTCCGCCGCGATCGCGGTGACCATCGCCGCCCGCAAGGCCGGACAGCGCAACTGGACCATCGGCTTCGCGATCATCTCGGCCGTCTTCCTCTACGTCACCGTCGCCAACGTCATCGAACGCCCCGACGGCGTGAAGATCGGCGCCTGCTTCATCGCCGCCATCATCCTCGTCTCGCTCCTGTCCCGGCTGGCCCGCGCCTTCGAGCTCCGCGTGACCAGCGTGACGCTCGACCCGATGGCGGAACGATTCATCCGGGACATGGCCAGCCGCAAGATCCGCTTCATCGCCAACGAGCCCGACCAGCGGGACAAGGCCGAGTACCACGACAAGATCGAACAGATCCGCGAGGACAACGACATGCCCGGCGACGACTTCGTCTTCGTCGAGGTCACCGTCCTGGACCCGTCCGAGTTCGAGGCGAGCCTGACCGTACGCGGCGAGGTCCTGCACAACCGCTACCGGGTCCTGACCCTGGAGTCCTCCTCCATCCCGAACGCCCTGGCGGCCCTGCTCCTGCACGTCCGCGACACGACCGGCGCCACCCCGCACATCTACTTCGAGTGGACCGAGGGCAGCCCCTTCCACAACTTCCTCCGCTTCTTCCTCTTCGGCCAGGGCGAGGTCGCCCCGGTCACCCGAGAGGTCCTCCGGGAGGCGGAACCGGACCGGGCCCGCCGGCCGCGGGTGCACACGGGGTGA
- a CDS encoding carbohydrate ABC transporter permease, with translation MTSTFLADKRSGPDADHPPPETVRARGRVRRRVLHWLTAVGFQVPALVLFMGLVLLPMLFALYAAFFRWGGFGMPSDYIGTDNFTHLFDNPVFLGDLWRCLVLVVLSLVIQLPFALAMAVLLNQRLRGRAVYRMLFFAPYVLSEAITGVLFAMIFAPDDGLADHLLGGIGLDGLGGEWFADPSYVMATLFVVMTWKYFGFHMMLCLAGLQSIPKELTEAALIDGASAWQRFRSVTLPLIAPTLRISIFLSVIGSIQLFDLVWVITQGGPDHHSETMAVTMFQYGFKRYQVGYASAISVVMFGICLVFALAYQRFVLRRDLEGATTTMRGDGK, from the coding sequence ATGACCTCCACGTTCCTCGCAGACAAGCGGAGCGGTCCCGACGCAGACCACCCGCCCCCGGAGACGGTCAGGGCCCGGGGGCGGGTCCGTCGGCGCGTACTGCACTGGCTGACCGCGGTCGGCTTCCAGGTGCCCGCCCTGGTGCTGTTCATGGGGCTGGTCCTGCTGCCGATGCTGTTCGCCCTGTACGCCGCCTTCTTCCGCTGGGGCGGCTTCGGCATGCCCTCCGACTACATCGGTACGGACAACTTCACCCACCTCTTCGACAACCCGGTCTTCCTCGGGGACCTGTGGCGCTGCCTGGTCCTGGTGGTGCTCTCGCTCGTGATCCAGCTGCCGTTCGCGCTCGCCATGGCGGTGCTGCTGAACCAGCGGCTGCGCGGCCGGGCGGTCTACCGGATGCTCTTCTTCGCGCCCTACGTCCTGTCCGAGGCCATCACCGGCGTGCTGTTCGCCATGATCTTCGCCCCGGACGACGGACTGGCCGACCACCTGCTGGGCGGCATCGGTCTCGACGGGCTGGGAGGGGAGTGGTTCGCCGACCCCTCCTACGTCATGGCGACTCTGTTCGTGGTCATGACGTGGAAGTACTTCGGCTTCCACATGATGCTCTGCCTGGCCGGACTCCAGTCCATCCCGAAGGAGTTGACCGAGGCCGCGCTGATCGACGGCGCCAGTGCCTGGCAGCGCTTCCGCAGTGTCACCCTGCCGCTCATCGCGCCCACCCTGCGGATCAGCATCTTCCTGTCCGTCATCGGCTCGATCCAGCTGTTCGACCTGGTGTGGGTGATCACCCAGGGCGGACCGGACCACCACTCCGAGACCATGGCCGTGACCATGTTCCAGTACGGCTTCAAGCGCTACCAGGTCGGCTACGCCAGCGCGATCAGCGTGGTCATGTTCGGTATCTGCCTCGTCTTCGCGCTCGCCTACCAGCGGTTCGTGCTCCGCCGTGACCTCGAAGGGGCCACCACGACGATGAGGGGAGACGGCAAGTGA
- a CDS encoding TOBE domain-containing protein, protein MQSYTIGQAARLLGVSPDTARRWADAGRVATHRDEGGRRLIDGRDLAAFSVELAKAGSAEEGTSYTSARNAFPGIVTAIKLGDVAAQVDIQAGPHRLVSLLTREAVEELGLEVGMEATARVKSTNVHIDRS, encoded by the coding sequence ATGCAGTCCTACACCATCGGCCAGGCAGCGCGACTGCTCGGCGTGAGCCCCGACACCGCCCGCCGCTGGGCCGACGCGGGCCGGGTGGCGACCCACCGCGACGAGGGCGGGCGACGCCTCATCGACGGGCGCGACCTGGCCGCCTTCTCGGTGGAACTCGCCAAGGCCGGAAGCGCCGAGGAGGGCACGTCGTACACCTCCGCCCGCAACGCCTTCCCGGGCATCGTCACCGCCATCAAGCTGGGCGACGTCGCCGCCCAGGTCGATATCCAGGCGGGCCCTCACCGGCTCGTCTCCCTGCTGACCCGCGAGGCGGTCGAGGAACTCGGCCTGGAGGTCGGCATGGAGGCCACCGCCCGCGTCAAGTCGACGAACGTACATATCGACCGGTCCTGA